The Streptomyces sp. NL15-2K genome contains a region encoding:
- a CDS encoding iron ABC transporter permease yields MGTTAVERPAPRGTTEARRRRVVGLGTLVVVLAAAGAVSLAVGARALSPAEVWHGLFAAPDSDQRLTEIRLIVQTVRVPRTVLAIVAGVALGVGGALIQGYTRNPIADTGLLGVNTGASFAVVSVIAVFGFSNPFQYVWFAFLGAAVAGVVVFGLASIGRGAGNPLTLALAGQGITVFLMAMTTAVALSNQASLNALRFWNAGSVAGVEFDVIWPVTAFIAVGLVLALTTLPTINLLNLGDDVARGLGVNIALSRTIGIVAITLLAGAATAACGPIAFLGLMVAHVARYLTGPDYRWLVPYAGLLGAIVLLVCDIVGRLVVRPGELDAGVVVALLGAPFFAALVWRGKFKNA; encoded by the coding sequence ATGGGCACGACTGCAGTGGAGCGCCCCGCGCCCAGGGGCACAACAGAGGCCCGTCGGCGGCGGGTTGTGGGTTTGGGCACGCTCGTGGTGGTCCTTGCGGCCGCGGGGGCGGTGTCGTTGGCCGTCGGTGCGCGCGCGTTGAGTCCCGCCGAGGTGTGGCACGGACTGTTCGCGGCGCCGGACTCCGACCAGCGGCTCACCGAGATCAGGCTCATCGTGCAGACCGTACGGGTGCCCCGGACGGTGCTCGCGATCGTGGCGGGCGTCGCACTGGGGGTCGGCGGGGCGTTGATCCAGGGGTACACGCGTAACCCGATCGCCGACACGGGCTTGCTGGGGGTGAACACCGGCGCCTCGTTCGCCGTGGTGTCGGTCATCGCCGTGTTCGGGTTCTCCAACCCCTTCCAGTACGTCTGGTTCGCCTTCCTGGGGGCGGCGGTCGCCGGTGTCGTCGTGTTCGGTCTCGCGAGCATCGGCCGGGGAGCCGGCAACCCGTTGACGCTCGCACTGGCCGGCCAAGGAATCACGGTGTTCCTGATGGCGATGACCACGGCGGTCGCACTGTCGAACCAGGCGTCGCTGAACGCGCTGCGGTTCTGGAACGCGGGCTCCGTGGCCGGCGTCGAATTCGATGTCATCTGGCCGGTGACCGCGTTCATCGCGGTCGGCCTGGTGTTGGCACTGACCACGCTGCCCACCATCAACCTGCTCAACCTGGGTGACGACGTGGCGCGGGGGCTGGGAGTGAACATCGCGCTGAGCCGGACCATCGGCATCGTCGCCATCACCCTGCTGGCGGGCGCGGCGACGGCGGCCTGCGGCCCCATCGCGTTTCTCGGCCTCATGGTGGCCCACGTGGCCCGGTATCTGACGGGGCCGGACTATCGCTGGCTGGTGCCGTACGCGGGTCTGCTCGGTGCCATCGTCCTGCTGGTCTGTGACATCGTGGGGCGCTTGGTGGTGCGGCCGGGCGAGTTGGACGCGGGTGTCGTCGTCGCTCTCCTCGGCGCCCCGTTCTTCGCGGCTCTGGTGTGGCGCGGAAAGTTCAAGAACGCATGA
- a CDS encoding iron chelate uptake ABC transporter family permease subunit — protein MNGTELKPSLAPGVRLGHVSFVWRPWIVCVTLLLGAATFLVFCLSIGVGDFPIGLPQVIATIFGGGERVDEFVIMDLRMPRALAGLVVGIALGVSGAITQSIARNPLASPDILGITGGASAVSVFLVTVSGGTSAAIVNSVGLSSAALAGGLGTGLLVYFLAWRRGIDGFRLILIGISVSAVMEAITTWLLVTADIRDVARAQAWLVGSLDNRSWDEVWVALWCSLVLLAVVSCVAFQFKPMHFGDEVAAGLGVRYSMVRAVLLLCAVLLAAVAVSAAGPVPFVALVAPQVAMRLARFPTPPMVASGLVGALLLISADLVARTALPISLPVGVVTAAIGGPFLVYLLVRANLR, from the coding sequence ATGAACGGGACAGAGTTGAAGCCATCGCTGGCGCCGGGCGTGCGGCTCGGCCACGTGTCGTTCGTATGGCGGCCCTGGATCGTATGCGTCACGCTGCTGCTGGGGGCGGCGACCTTCCTGGTGTTCTGCCTGTCCATCGGCGTCGGGGACTTCCCCATCGGCCTGCCCCAGGTGATCGCCACGATCTTCGGCGGGGGTGAGCGGGTCGACGAGTTCGTGATCATGGACCTGCGGATGCCGCGTGCCCTGGCCGGGCTCGTCGTGGGGATCGCGCTGGGGGTGTCGGGGGCGATCACGCAGTCCATTGCGCGCAATCCGCTGGCCAGCCCGGACATCCTGGGGATCACCGGGGGCGCGAGCGCGGTCTCGGTGTTCCTGGTGACGGTGTCGGGCGGAACCTCCGCGGCGATCGTCAACTCCGTGGGCCTGTCCTCGGCGGCGCTCGCGGGCGGCCTGGGCACGGGGCTGCTTGTCTACTTCCTGGCGTGGCGGCGCGGGATCGACGGCTTCCGGCTCATCCTCATCGGCATCTCGGTGAGCGCCGTGATGGAGGCGATCACGACCTGGCTGCTGGTGACGGCCGACATCAGGGACGTGGCCCGGGCCCAGGCGTGGCTGGTCGGGTCGCTGGACAACCGATCGTGGGACGAGGTCTGGGTGGCGCTGTGGTGCTCGCTCGTCCTTCTGGCCGTCGTGTCATGTGTCGCGTTCCAGTTCAAGCCGATGCACTTCGGCGACGAGGTCGCCGCCGGCCTGGGCGTCCGCTACTCGATGGTGCGGGCCGTCCTGCTGTTGTGCGCGGTCCTGCTGGCCGCCGTGGCGGTGAGCGCGGCGGGCCCGGTCCCGTTCGTCGCGCTGGTGGCGCCGCAGGTGGCGATGCGTCTGGCGAGGTTCCCGACGCCGCCGATGGTGGCCTCCGGCCTGGTGGGAGCGTTGCTGCTGATCAGCGCGGACCTGGTGGCGCGCACGGCGCTGCCGATCAGTCTCCCGGTCGGCGTGGTCACCGCCGCGATCGGCGGCCCCTTCCTCGTCTATCTGCTGGTGCGGGCGAACCTCAGGTAG
- a CDS encoding ABC transporter ATP-binding protein — MVAQSITGIESGVDDVSRLAARGVTVGYGARTVIDDLDVAIPPGVITTIIGPNGCGKSTLLRTLSRLLKPAKGTVVLDGDDIVKLKTRDVAKKLGLLPQAPVAPEGLTVSDLVARGRHPHQSWLRQWSSDDVAVVERALAMTGVSGLADRPVDSLSGGQRQRVWISMTLAQGTDLLLLDEPTTYLDLAHAIDVLDLVDDLHESGCTVVMVLHDLNLATRYSDNLIVMREGAILAQGHPRDVITAELLHEAFGLRAKVIDDPVGDRPLIVPIGRTHVQLDQIPIKLQK, encoded by the coding sequence GTGGTTGCTCAGTCCATCACCGGCATCGAGTCCGGGGTCGATGACGTCTCACGGTTGGCAGCCAGGGGTGTCACGGTCGGGTACGGCGCCCGGACCGTCATCGACGACCTCGACGTGGCGATCCCGCCAGGGGTGATCACCACGATCATCGGCCCCAACGGCTGCGGGAAGTCGACCCTGTTGCGAACCCTGTCGCGGCTGCTCAAGCCGGCCAAGGGGACGGTCGTGCTGGACGGCGACGACATCGTCAAGCTCAAGACCAGGGATGTGGCGAAGAAGCTCGGTCTGCTGCCCCAGGCACCGGTCGCGCCGGAGGGGTTGACGGTGTCCGACCTGGTGGCCAGGGGCCGCCATCCGCACCAGAGTTGGCTGCGGCAGTGGTCGTCGGACGACGTGGCCGTCGTGGAGCGCGCGCTCGCCATGACCGGTGTGTCCGGCCTCGCCGACCGTCCGGTCGACTCGCTGTCCGGTGGCCAGCGTCAGCGCGTCTGGATCTCGATGACCCTGGCCCAGGGCACCGACCTGCTGCTCCTCGACGAGCCGACCACCTACCTGGACCTGGCGCACGCGATCGACGTGCTCGACCTGGTGGACGACCTGCACGAATCGGGGTGCACCGTGGTCATGGTGCTGCACGACCTCAATCTGGCCACGCGCTACAGCGACAACCTCATCGTGATGAGGGAGGGGGCGATCCTGGCGCAGGGGCACCCGCGTGACGTGATCACCGCCGAGCTGCTGCACGAGGCGTTCGGACTGCGCGCCAAGGTGATCGACGACCCGGTGGGCGACCGCCCGCTCATCGTGCCGATCGGCCGCACCCACGTCCAACTCGACCAGATCCCGATAAAGTTGCAGAAGTAA
- a CDS encoding iron-siderophore ABC transporter substrate-binding protein, with amino-acid sequence MLLHRTTLMKPWRRLAAVLSAAALGVGLLAGCGSDSSDNESSDNTPAAADAGAFPVTVEHAFGSTEITKAPQRVVSVGYTDDQTILAFGIKPVGMVDQYPNPAGKSPDINTQWPWVKDKWGDSKPEVIMKNGDSGPNYEKIASLRPDLIIAVYSEIDQAAYDKLSKIAPTVGRTKAEKEPFSAPWQDNAVHIAKALGKEAEGKKMVADIQGQLDTAKKANPEFANQKAVVLSWYEDSVAPFTSTDVRGRLVTGIGFQYQTEIDKVADGSFYTKLSPERVDLVDVDRIFVINDKADTEALKKFKLFSNLDAVKNGKVSYLLDSEGPAVGAAISQGTLLSMPYAIDELVKSVG; translated from the coding sequence ATGCTCCTCCATAGAACGACGCTCATGAAGCCCTGGCGGCGGTTGGCGGCGGTTTTGTCCGCCGCGGCCCTCGGCGTCGGCCTCCTCGCAGGTTGTGGTTCCGACTCGTCGGACAACGAGTCGAGCGACAACACCCCTGCCGCTGCCGACGCCGGCGCCTTCCCGGTCACCGTTGAGCACGCGTTCGGATCCACGGAGATCACCAAGGCTCCCCAGCGGGTCGTCTCCGTCGGCTACACCGACGACCAGACCATCCTGGCGTTCGGCATCAAGCCGGTCGGCATGGTCGACCAGTATCCGAACCCGGCGGGCAAGTCCCCCGACATCAACACCCAGTGGCCCTGGGTGAAGGACAAGTGGGGCGACAGCAAGCCCGAGGTCATCATGAAGAACGGTGACTCCGGCCCCAACTACGAGAAGATCGCCTCCCTGCGCCCGGACCTGATCATCGCGGTCTACTCCGAGATCGACCAGGCGGCTTACGACAAGCTCTCCAAGATCGCCCCGACCGTGGGCCGCACGAAGGCCGAGAAGGAGCCCTTCAGCGCGCCGTGGCAGGACAACGCGGTCCACATCGCCAAGGCGCTCGGCAAGGAGGCCGAGGGCAAGAAGATGGTGGCTGACATCCAGGGTCAGCTCGACACGGCCAAGAAGGCGAACCCCGAGTTCGCGAACCAGAAGGCCGTCGTGCTGTCCTGGTACGAGGACTCGGTGGCGCCGTTCACCTCCACCGACGTGCGCGGACGGCTGGTGACGGGCATCGGCTTCCAGTACCAGACCGAGATCGACAAGGTCGCGGACGGCAGCTTCTACACCAAGCTCTCCCCCGAGCGCGTCGACCTGGTCGACGTCGACCGCATCTTCGTCATCAACGACAAGGCGGACACGGAAGCGCTGAAGAAGTTCAAGCTGTTCAGCAACCTGGACGCCGTGAAGAACGGCAAGGTGTCGTACCTGCTGGACAGCGAGGGCCCGGCGGTCGGTGCGGCCATCTCCCAGGGCACCCTGCTGTCCATGCCGTACGCGATCGACGAGCTCGTCAAGTCGGTCGGCTAG
- a CDS encoding ABC transporter ATP-binding protein encodes MSTTDTRVAPATLRTATGHEATRWVAAHCREVPWLTAATVLTTVAGAALQVLPVLLLGRVVDGVVEGESRSILVRIGVLMVVAALLGAAATAVSTYLIGRLGADLLARLREGAVRAVLGMPSARIEQVGRGDVLSRVGDDVAVISKGIRTAVPTVFSAGVLVAIATVGMFGLDWRLGLAGAGALPAYGLALRWYLPRSAPLYRKQRVAQADRAQALMSGLNGIDTVRAYRLEDAFREKVTRESWRVRELGIEVFRFFGRFVGRENRAEFIGLVLIIVVGYALLEADAASLGEVSAAPLLFHRLFTPLGAIMFTFDEAQKSGASLTRLVGVLGEAAEDRLVGDPAVASADVAPYPVTVEGLTFSYPDTEEPVLRDVDLTIPAGGSLALVGATGAGKTTLAALIAGIGTPQAGSVRVGSTDLAGLDEAGARALVSILTQETHVFSGALADDLRLAAPEATDAELMEALRTVGADEWVEVLPDGLNTMVGEGGERLDVTRVAQIALARLVLGRAPVVVLDESTAEAGSEGAAELERAVLAACSGRTTLFVAHRLTQAMAADRIAVLDAGRVVEQGTHDELVALGGRYARLWRAWREGSE; translated from the coding sequence GTGAGCACGACCGACACGCGCGTCGCCCCGGCAACTCTGCGTACGGCGACCGGACACGAGGCCACCCGATGGGTCGCGGCGCACTGCCGCGAGGTGCCCTGGCTGACGGCGGCCACCGTGCTCACCACGGTGGCCGGGGCGGCGCTCCAGGTGCTCCCGGTGCTGCTGCTGGGCCGGGTGGTCGACGGGGTGGTCGAGGGTGAGTCGCGCTCGATCCTGGTCAGGATCGGGGTGTTGATGGTGGTCGCCGCGTTGCTCGGCGCGGCGGCCACCGCGGTGTCGACCTACCTGATCGGACGGCTGGGCGCGGATCTGCTCGCGCGGCTGCGGGAAGGCGCCGTCCGGGCGGTGCTGGGGATGCCGAGCGCACGGATCGAGCAGGTCGGCCGGGGAGACGTGCTGTCCCGGGTCGGTGACGACGTGGCCGTGATCTCCAAGGGCATCCGAACGGCCGTCCCCACGGTGTTCTCGGCGGGCGTGCTGGTGGCCATCGCCACGGTCGGCATGTTCGGACTGGACTGGCGGCTCGGCCTGGCGGGTGCCGGCGCGCTGCCCGCGTACGGGCTGGCCCTGCGCTGGTACCTGCCCCGGTCCGCCCCGCTCTACCGGAAGCAGCGGGTGGCCCAGGCCGACCGTGCGCAGGCGTTGATGAGTGGTCTGAACGGCATCGACACGGTCCGGGCGTACCGCCTCGAGGACGCCTTCCGCGAGAAGGTCACCCGGGAGTCGTGGCGGGTGCGAGAACTCGGCATCGAGGTGTTCCGGTTCTTCGGCCGGTTCGTCGGCAGGGAGAACCGCGCCGAGTTCATCGGCCTCGTCCTGATCATCGTGGTGGGGTACGCCCTGTTGGAGGCGGATGCCGCCAGTCTGGGCGAGGTGTCGGCGGCCCCGCTGCTGTTCCACCGGCTGTTCACTCCGCTGGGCGCCATCATGTTCACCTTCGACGAGGCGCAGAAGTCGGGCGCGAGTCTGACCCGGCTGGTCGGGGTGCTGGGGGAGGCCGCGGAGGACCGGCTGGTGGGTGACCCGGCCGTCGCGTCGGCGGACGTCGCGCCGTACCCGGTGACGGTGGAGGGGCTGACGTTCAGCTATCCCGACACCGAGGAGCCGGTCCTGAGGGATGTCGACCTGACGATCCCGGCCGGCGGTTCGCTCGCGCTGGTGGGGGCGACGGGCGCGGGCAAGACGACCCTGGCCGCGCTGATCGCGGGCATCGGCACCCCACAGGCCGGGTCCGTGCGCGTCGGGTCGACCGACCTCGCCGGTCTGGACGAGGCCGGGGCGCGGGCCTTGGTGAGCATCCTGACGCAGGAGACCCACGTGTTCTCCGGTGCGCTCGCCGACGACCTGCGGCTGGCCGCGCCGGAAGCGACCGACGCCGAGCTGATGGAGGCGTTGCGCACGGTCGGCGCCGACGAGTGGGTCGAGGTGCTGCCCGACGGGCTGAACACCATGGTCGGCGAGGGCGGCGAGCGCCTGGACGTCACCAGGGTCGCCCAGATCGCCTTGGCCCGGCTGGTGCTGGGCCGCGCGCCGGTCGTGGTGCTCGACGAGTCGACCGCGGAGGCGGGCAGCGAGGGCGCCGCCGAGCTGGAGCGGGCCGTGCTGGCCGCGTGCTCGGGCCGGACCACGTTGTTCGTGGCGCATCGGCTGACCCAGGCGATGGCGGCGGACCGGATCGCCGTGCTGGACGCGGGACGCGTCGTGGAGCAGGGAACGCACGACGAGTTGGTGGCTCTGGGCGGCCGGTATGCCCGGCTGTGGCGGGCCTGGCGAGAAGGCAGTGAGTAA